CCGAGGCGGCGGCTCACGAGGGGGCGGCGGGCGACCTGGGCGCGTTCGCCCAGGGGGTGGCCGACATTCTCGAGCGCTATGGCGTCGAGCGGTACATCGCCGACGTCGGGTCGCCGTACGTGGCCCGGGAGCAGCGGGTGGTGGGCTCGGTGCCCGTCGACGAC
This genomic interval from Pseudomonadota bacterium contains the following:
- the grpE gene encoding nucleotide exchange factor GrpE; amino-acid sequence: EAAAHEGAAGDLGAFAQGVADILERYGVERYIADVGSPYVAREQRVVGSVPVDDPARDRCVAEIARYGFRTEARVLRPLEVVVTAFRPSQNQEPPSPVEAAAQ